Proteins encoded within one genomic window of Deltaproteobacteria bacterium:
- a CDS encoding secretin and TonB N-terminal domain-containing protein — MKTQRKILLFAGLLCVGIMTFCGCTANRSVTGTEPTPAAIQETGYISDVAFNTLKGKEQVTLFVSQTPEFTVSRESDSSLLIKLENMYVPEALAKKHDTGSLENINSLSLSQQTGEGGKQWVQALIKLDEMVPYRVAKNENALVVTFDVSALEYHSAGVPVEDSTIALAKALVQSTLETQDVASPETERYTGQKISLNFQDASIKSVFRSISEVSGYNIVAGPGVEQKVTVFMKDVPWDQALDTLLEINGLGKKTTQNVITVLPLEELKKAEEEQQKKDVVQGKLRQIAIEAKIVEISTSFARDLGVRWGYGYQNTWGGRDYGVLMGNSTLGSLTSLPGDVGLTQSNVAVNFPGVEADMGEGAPGIGIIVGADKFILDAKLDAVEQDGKGKIISSPKVTTLDNVKATIKQGQEIPYAVTDDEGNRSIEFKDAALLLEVKPTITPEGKISMEVKASNDYPDWTRANVNNENPPINTNSVESTVLVNNGDTLVVGGVYKMEEQNLTEGVPWLSKVPALGWLFKYKSEMNEKREILIFVTPRIIQET, encoded by the coding sequence ATGAAAACACAAAGAAAGATACTGCTGTTTGCAGGACTGTTGTGTGTCGGCATCATGACTTTCTGCGGATGTACTGCAAATAGAAGTGTTACGGGAACCGAACCCACTCCAGCGGCGATCCAGGAGACAGGATACATCAGCGACGTCGCCTTCAACACGCTGAAGGGAAAAGAGCAGGTCACCCTGTTTGTCTCCCAGACCCCTGAGTTCACCGTGTCGAGAGAATCCGACTCCTCCCTTCTGATCAAACTGGAAAACATGTACGTACCTGAGGCGCTGGCAAAGAAACACGATACCGGATCCCTGGAGAACATAAATTCACTGTCTCTCTCCCAGCAGACCGGGGAGGGAGGAAAACAATGGGTTCAGGCCCTGATTAAACTGGACGAAATGGTCCCTTATCGGGTGGCGAAAAACGAGAATGCTCTTGTTGTCACCTTTGACGTTTCAGCCCTTGAATATCATTCGGCAGGCGTTCCAGTTGAGGATTCAACCATAGCCCTGGCAAAGGCACTGGTGCAGTCCACACTTGAGACCCAGGATGTGGCGTCACCTGAGACCGAGAGATACACAGGACAGAAAATATCCCTCAATTTCCAGGATGCCAGCATCAAGAGCGTGTTCAGATCCATATCGGAAGTCAGTGGTTACAACATCGTGGCCGGACCGGGCGTCGAGCAGAAGGTTACGGTCTTTATGAAAGATGTTCCCTGGGATCAGGCCCTGGATACCTTGCTCGAGATCAATGGGCTTGGAAAAAAGACGACGCAGAATGTCATAACCGTACTGCCCCTGGAGGAACTGAAGAAGGCCGAGGAAGAGCAGCAGAAGAAGGATGTCGTTCAGGGTAAACTTCGGCAGATTGCGATTGAAGCAAAGATCGTCGAGATCAGTACGAGCTTTGCGAGGGATCTGGGAGTTCGCTGGGGATACGGCTACCAGAATACCTGGGGAGGCAGGGATTACGGTGTGCTCATGGGGAACTCAACACTGGGGAGCCTTACATCGCTTCCGGGGGATGTCGGCCTGACACAGAGTAACGTGGCCGTTAATTTCCCGGGTGTCGAAGCCGATATGGGAGAAGGTGCACCTGGTATCGGAATCATCGTAGGGGCCGACAAGTTTATCCTTGACGCAAAGCTGGACGCCGTAGAACAGGATGGAAAAGGGAAGATCATATCCTCACCCAAGGTGACGACTCTTGATAATGTCAAGGCAACCATCAAACAGGGCCAGGAAATCCCCTATGCCGTGACTGATGACGAGGGGAACCGGAGCATCGAGTTCAAGGATGCGGCGCTTCTCCTCGAAGTTAAACCGACGATTACGCCGGAAGGCAAGATTTCCATGGAGGTAAAGGCGAGTAACGACTACCCCGACTGGACCCGGGCAAATGTGAACAATGAAAATCCTCCCATCAACACAAACAGTGTGGAATCTACGGTTCTCGTCAACAACGGTGATACGCTGGTCGTTGGGGGAGTTTACAAGATGGAGGAACAGAATTTGACAGAGGGTGTTCCCTGGCTGTCGAAGGTTCCCGCCTTGGGATGGCTATTTAAGTATAAATCGGAAATGAATGAAAAAAGGGAAATCCTGATCTTTGTCACGCCACGTATCATTCAGGAAACCTGA
- the queF gene encoding NADPH-dependent 7-cyano-7-deazaguanine reductase QueF, with protein METIENAYRERDYEIDIRFPEFTCLCPKTSQPDFAEIVIIYIPNERLVELKSLKLYLNSYRDQGIFHEEAVNRILEDFVETVRPKRVEVTGKFNVRGGIHTTVTARYPSHKE; from the coding sequence ATGGAAACGATAGAAAACGCATACCGGGAACGTGATTACGAGATCGATATCCGGTTTCCCGAGTTCACCTGCCTGTGCCCGAAGACGTCACAGCCCGACTTCGCGGAAATTGTCATCATTTATATTCCCAACGAACGACTGGTGGAGTTGAAATCACTGAAACTCTACCTCAACTCCTATCGGGACCAGGGCATCTTTCACGAAGAGGCCGTGAATCGGATCCTTGAAGATTTCGTGGAAACGGTACGCCCGAAACGGGTGGAAGTGACGGGGAAGTTCAATGTCCGGGGAGGCATCCATACCACGGTAACGGCCCGGTATCCCTCTCACAAGGAATAG
- the gcvH gene encoding glycine cleavage system protein GcvH, with translation MSAFPDDLLYSREHTWVRIDGNLATIGLTDYGQDKMGEIISIKLPPVDASVEQDEPFGVIESSKSVAELISPVTGEIISVNEELADDVGIINSDPYDTGWMIVVEMENVSELDNLLDSYEYADYVEEDEEVE, from the coding sequence ATGTCTGCTTTTCCTGATGATCTACTCTACAGCCGTGAGCATACATGGGTCAGGATCGACGGCAATCTGGCGACCATCGGATTAACCGATTACGGCCAGGATAAAATGGGTGAAATTATTTCCATAAAACTGCCGCCGGTCGACGCGTCCGTCGAGCAGGATGAACCTTTCGGTGTCATCGAGTCTTCCAAATCGGTCGCGGAGCTGATATCGCCGGTGACAGGTGAGATAATCAGCGTGAATGAGGAACTTGCCGATGACGTGGGTATCATAAACAGCGATCCCTATGACACCGGGTGGATGATAGTTGTGGAAATGGAGAATGTGAGCGAGCTCGACAATCTCCTTGATTCCTACGAATATGCCGATTATGTTGAAGAGGACGAGGAGGTTGAGTA
- a CDS encoding queuosine precursor transporter: MKTPDINFLKYLFITALLIANIMASKIISVGGMILPAAIVLYPLTFLITDVVSEIEGKRSAHRLVMTGFYLSLFMVLFLLIGKILPPAPFWKNQEAYMAILGSTPRIVAASMIAYLVSQNHDIWAFHWWREKTGGRHLWIRNNLSTIVSQFVDSVLFISLAFAGTYAVKTVLFMIIGQYAVKVVIALLDTPFCYLLVWLYGNDRKRIPGT, encoded by the coding sequence ATGAAAACACCCGATATTAATTTTTTAAAATACCTCTTCATCACGGCATTGCTCATAGCCAATATCATGGCTTCAAAGATCATATCCGTCGGCGGCATGATCCTCCCGGCGGCGATAGTCCTCTATCCGCTGACCTTTCTTATCACTGACGTGGTATCGGAGATCGAGGGCAAACGAAGCGCCCACCGCCTGGTCATGACGGGCTTTTATCTGTCCCTGTTCATGGTGCTGTTTCTGCTTATCGGCAAAATTCTCCCCCCGGCGCCGTTCTGGAAGAACCAGGAGGCTTACATGGCGATCCTCGGCTCCACACCGCGGATCGTGGCGGCTTCGATGATCGCCTACCTGGTATCCCAGAACCACGATATCTGGGCCTTTCACTGGTGGAGAGAGAAAACGGGCGGGCGGCATCTCTGGATCCGCAACAATCTTTCCACCATTGTCTCCCAGTTCGTCGATTCGGTCCTTTTCATCAGCCTCGCCTTTGCCGGCACCTACGCCGTAAAGACGGTTCTATTCATGATAATCGGCCAGTACGCCGTCAAGGTGGTCATCGCGCTCCTTGACACGCCCTTCTGTTACCTGTTAGTGTGGCTCTATGGAAACGATAGAAAACGCATACCGGGAACGTGA
- a CDS encoding Ig-like domain-containing protein: MKRGYRRYRIPILNILVVLCISLVLAGCPSGSVEDKEEGDGGGKTASMILTADPASIPADGKSSATITAEIMDSATTPVASGTAVTFSTTMGVFQNGEATFVKKTEDDSGILSVSLRSGMLPGVAEVTAESNGVVQTVMVQFTGEGGAVTPASLSIATSKTSIKSDDSDAATVIATILDASNAVVEGATVVFSADGGSISDATIDTDAAGQAQVTFKSGTFDKSNRTATVTAEVGELSAFIPIRIVGSELALSTDISQLPDDGSGKALLTITASDAGGVKVYDTLISLTNAGTGSIQFEQFSADYPLDDTTVPTYTGRTDVEGRFKIYVKGTGAGSVTVLAEGLGDTKEIAYTVNPSSAVTFGISELQVDGVAADYEDPFPLYTDQELTVIVDAPDPGETEVTFATTLGEWDGTGKLFQTAAIVDGRAEARLTSTVGGVATVEVAYGNNTDTKDSLMVAVSPLTSEAAEITLQASAVVVAPSTGGSTNTVTLVATVKTDSGQVIRGVPVAFSIECTTGGGEHVSPVIVYTDSAGVAESTFTSGSLGTDTEGVTVVAEVIKSGTPIKDSIGIVIGGTAGSVGIGRGTEVELIAGCAAYRLCMAVLVADSNGNPVPGAEVSLSAWPVQYLTGGWYDVEPEPDKEKYVVYYSGAFDNEDENRNLKLDEDLNEDINKDGVLTPPNSAAGDLPATVTTNEFGWAAFDLDYLKAYAKWVKVRLSATTIVYGTETTSYTEFILPAEKNEAEAGLLPDSPWSAWTSKIDTGNTYIYTMPVFWGDYDVYSTNFGWFEYDPVTYIYERDYRYTFATPPAPGTVKEDIIISIVNTYMGVGITVPMRIVVP; encoded by the coding sequence ATGAAAAGGGGATACCGCAGGTACAGAATACCAATTCTGAACATACTAGTCGTGCTGTGCATCTCTCTTGTCCTGGCGGGCTGTCCGAGTGGCAGTGTCGAGGACAAGGAAGAGGGAGACGGCGGCGGGAAAACGGCGTCAATGATACTGACCGCCGACCCTGCGTCTATTCCGGCTGACGGGAAAAGCTCCGCCACGATCACGGCCGAGATCATGGACAGTGCCACCACACCCGTAGCCTCGGGAACGGCGGTTACCTTTTCCACCACCATGGGTGTGTTCCAGAACGGTGAAGCTACCTTTGTAAAAAAGACAGAGGACGATTCGGGCATTCTCAGCGTGTCACTGCGCTCCGGCATGCTCCCGGGCGTGGCGGAGGTGACGGCCGAATCGAACGGCGTGGTCCAGACCGTTATGGTCCAGTTCACCGGTGAGGGCGGTGCTGTGACGCCGGCGTCTCTCTCAATCGCGACATCGAAGACTTCCATCAAGTCCGATGACTCCGATGCAGCAACCGTTATAGCGACCATCCTTGATGCAAGTAACGCCGTCGTCGAAGGTGCCACGGTGGTCTTCAGCGCAGACGGCGGAAGCATCAGTGATGCCACGATCGATACCGACGCCGCCGGCCAGGCCCAGGTGACCTTTAAATCGGGAACATTCGATAAAAGCAACCGGACCGCCACGGTGACTGCCGAGGTCGGGGAATTGAGCGCTTTCATACCCATCCGTATCGTCGGCTCCGAACTGGCACTTTCAACCGATATCAGTCAGCTTCCCGACGATGGTTCGGGGAAAGCGCTCCTGACGATAACGGCCAGCGACGCCGGCGGAGTAAAAGTATATGATACCCTGATCTCCCTGACCAACGCGGGAACGGGAAGCATCCAGTTCGAACAGTTTTCCGCCGACTATCCCCTTGACGATACCACCGTCCCCACCTATACGGGACGGACCGACGTGGAAGGAAGGTTCAAGATTTACGTGAAGGGAACCGGAGCCGGGTCGGTGACGGTCCTGGCCGAGGGGCTAGGTGATACGAAAGAGATAGCCTATACGGTGAACCCCTCATCGGCGGTAACCTTCGGTATCAGTGAACTCCAGGTCGACGGTGTTGCCGCCGACTATGAGGATCCCTTCCCTCTCTACACGGATCAGGAGCTGACGGTCATCGTGGATGCCCCTGATCCCGGCGAGACGGAGGTGACCTTCGCCACCACCCTGGGAGAGTGGGACGGTACTGGGAAACTCTTCCAAACGGCGGCCATAGTTGACGGCAGAGCGGAAGCGAGGCTCACGTCAACCGTGGGAGGGGTGGCCACCGTTGAGGTTGCCTATGGGAACAACACGGATACAAAAGACTCCCTTATGGTGGCCGTATCTCCCCTCACGAGTGAGGCTGCGGAGATCACTCTTCAAGCGAGTGCCGTAGTGGTGGCCCCCAGTACGGGCGGTTCGACCAATACGGTGACCCTTGTGGCGACGGTGAAGACCGACAGCGGTCAGGTCATCAGGGGGGTCCCCGTGGCATTTTCCATTGAATGTACTACCGGTGGTGGTGAGCATGTCTCGCCCGTCATTGTCTACACGGACAGTGCTGGAGTGGCGGAGTCTACTTTTACATCCGGTTCTCTGGGGACAGATACCGAGGGTGTTACGGTGGTGGCTGAAGTTATAAAGAGCGGTACCCCGATAAAGGACAGCATTGGTATTGTGATCGGTGGTACAGCAGGATCAGTTGGAATCGGACGCGGGACGGAGGTTGAGTTAATCGCTGGTTGTGCTGCTTACCGACTCTGCATGGCAGTACTGGTTGCCGATTCAAACGGAAATCCGGTGCCGGGTGCCGAAGTGAGCTTGAGCGCATGGCCAGTCCAGTACCTCACCGGCGGTTGGTATGACGTTGAGCCGGAGCCCGACAAGGAAAAATACGTGGTCTATTATTCGGGGGCTTTTGACAATGAGGATGAAAATCGAAATCTAAAACTTGATGAAGACCTGAATGAGGATATAAACAAGGACGGCGTCCTGACGCCGCCGAACTCAGCAGCGGGTGATCTTCCCGCTACGGTAACAACCAATGAGTTCGGCTGGGCCGCCTTCGATCTGGATTATCTCAAGGCTTACGCAAAGTGGGTAAAAGTAAGGCTGTCGGCAACAACGATCGTGTATGGCACTGAGACGACATCGTATACGGAATTCATCCTTCCTGCGGAAAAGAATGAAGCCGAGGCGGGACTCCTGCCCGATTCACCCTGGTCTGCCTGGACGTCGAAGATCGACACTGGTAATACTTACATATACACGATGCCCGTCTTCTGGGGTGACTACGATGTCTATTCGACCAATTTCGGCTGGTTCGAGTACGATCCCGTTACTTACATCTATGAACGGGATTACCGGTATACCTTCGCGACACCTCCTGCTCCCGGCACCGTCAAGGAAGATATCATTATCTCCATTGTGAATACCTATATGGGAGTGGGTATTACCGTACCAATGCGGATCGTCGTTCCCTGA
- a CDS encoding aminopeptidase P family protein, giving the protein MRSERISRVRQGLQDMQLEGVLFVHMPNIRYLTGFTGSEGALLVTGGAVVLLVDGRYTTQAREEVTSCGIREFSDPVAGITDAVRKERLSSLGFEATVLSYDTYRRLAENLNGVRLHPLSGEPAAIRSRKDSGEVTAMKRAAAIAASSLTGIIDMIRPGAVERDIAFALESAMRDEGSEKPAFETIVASGEHAAMPHARPGSRKIEKGDFVVIDYGAVSDGYNSDETCTFMVGEPTTRQRKVYRIVKEAHDRAIEAVKAGASCSEIDGRARSVIEKAGYGGYFSHGTGHGVGLEVHEPPRVSSRSTEVLETGMVVTVEPGIYIPGTFGIRIEDMVLVGESGGEILTKMPKELTVL; this is encoded by the coding sequence ATGAGATCCGAACGGATATCCCGCGTCCGGCAGGGGCTGCAGGATATGCAGCTTGAAGGGGTCCTCTTCGTCCATATGCCGAACATCCGCTATCTCACCGGTTTTACCGGAAGCGAAGGAGCGCTTCTGGTAACCGGCGGAGCGGTGGTCCTCCTGGTTGACGGGCGTTATACGACACAGGCTCGGGAAGAAGTCACTTCCTGCGGGATCCGGGAATTCAGTGATCCTGTCGCGGGGATTACCGATGCCGTCAGGAAAGAACGGCTGTCGTCACTGGGGTTTGAAGCCACGGTCCTTTCCTATGATACCTACCGCCGGCTTGCGGAAAATTTGAACGGGGTCCGGCTTCACCCTCTTTCGGGGGAACCCGCCGCCATCAGGAGCCGGAAGGACAGCGGTGAGGTGACGGCGATGAAGCGTGCCGCCGCCATAGCGGCTTCTTCGCTGACCGGAATCATTGACATGATCAGGCCGGGGGCGGTCGAGAGAGATATCGCCTTCGCCCTTGAATCGGCCATGCGTGACGAAGGCAGTGAAAAACCGGCCTTCGAGACGATCGTCGCTTCCGGGGAACATGCCGCCATGCCTCATGCCCGTCCCGGTTCACGAAAAATAGAAAAGGGAGACTTTGTGGTCATCGATTACGGGGCCGTTTCGGATGGATATAACTCCGACGAGACCTGCACGTTCATGGTGGGGGAACCGACGACCCGCCAGCGGAAGGTATACCGGATCGTGAAGGAAGCACATGACCGGGCCATCGAGGCCGTGAAGGCGGGGGCGTCGTGCAGCGAGATCGACGGCAGGGCCCGGTCGGTCATCGAAAAGGCCGGGTATGGAGGATACTTCTCCCATGGTACGGGTCACGGGGTGGGGCTCGAAGTGCATGAGCCGCCGCGGGTGTCATCCCGGAGCACGGAAGTTCTCGAAACGGGCATGGTGGTCACCGTAGAGCCGGGTATCTATATTCCCGGCACATTCGGTATACGCATAGAGGACATGGTGCTCGTCGGTGAGTCGGGCGGTGAAATATTGACAAAGATGCCGAAGGAACTTACAGTTTTATGA
- a CDS encoding tetratricopeptide repeat protein, which yields MDQQYLKEREEFLSTSYDRIERGEYETAVAGAKKRITRLPGDLDAWLVIAACWVRMNKFAEAAMILKKLERIVPGWFHVSECLGDLYRRQGMAEEALFHYRQALAPDQSVSWRLRNKMRLLGDTSAAEVPDDAQRRTSSFQTVTIAELYMRQGHFETARNILRTIIEKNREDREARERLKYVEAVLSGKKEAVLIRELTGWLAALQKMKREMPEGPFPL from the coding sequence ATGGACCAACAATATCTCAAGGAACGGGAAGAATTTCTGTCGACTTCCTATGATCGCATCGAGCGCGGCGAATACGAAACAGCTGTGGCCGGCGCAAAGAAACGGATCACCCGCCTTCCGGGAGACCTGGATGCCTGGCTCGTCATCGCGGCCTGCTGGGTGCGGATGAACAAATTCGCCGAAGCCGCCATGATTCTCAAGAAGCTGGAGCGGATCGTGCCGGGGTGGTTTCATGTCTCCGAATGTCTGGGAGACCTCTACCGCAGGCAGGGCATGGCTGAAGAAGCCCTTTTTCATTACCGGCAGGCCCTCGCCCCCGATCAGTCGGTGTCGTGGCGGCTCCGTAACAAGATGCGGCTTCTGGGTGACACGTCAGCGGCTGAAGTTCCCGATGATGCACAGAGGCGGACGTCTTCCTTTCAAACGGTCACGATCGCCGAGCTCTATATGCGGCAGGGACATTTTGAGACGGCACGGAACATTCTGCGGACGATCATTGAAAAAAACCGGGAAGACCGGGAAGCACGTGAGCGGCTCAAGTATGTCGAGGCTGTCCTGAGCGGAAAGAAGGAAGCCGTACTGATCAGAGAGCTGACGGGCTGGCTTGCGGCCCTTCAGAAGATGAAGCGGGAGATGCCCGAAGGACCCTTTCCGCTGTGA